The segment CGCCTTCGGCGGCCCCGAAGCCATGGACAGCGCTCACCGGCTCTTCCACCGCGACAGTCGCGGCCTCACCGACTACCTGGCGGGCCAGGTCGGCACCCACCGCCGCGAGACCTCCCTGCTCCTGTGCAACCTCATGCTGCGATCAGCCGGGCTGGACTGGTACGAGCAGGGCGACGTGTGGGCCCGAGTCGCCGCCCACCGCGCCCAGCCCGCCGGCACCGCAGCAGGCGGCCACGAGCAGCTGCAGGCCGCCGTCCGCCGCCTGCTCTCGGTGGACCCGCACCACGCTCTGCGACCGGACGGCCCGCTCGCCGGTGCCGCCGAGTGGGCCCGCGCCTACGCCGACGCCGGGGAGGAGACGGCCGACCTCCACGCCGCGGGGAAGCTCCACCGCGGCCTGCGCGACGTCCTGGCGCACCACGTGATCTTCGCCTGGAACCGGATCGGCCTGCCGTACGCCGTCCAGGCCGCGCTCACCTTCGCCGCCAAGACCGTCGTCTTCGGCCCGGACCCCGTCACCACGTCCGAGAGGAGTGCGGCCAGCCATGTGGAGACTCCCTGACGCCGCCGCCCGGCGCTTCCCCCTCGTCGCCCGGCCGCGACCGGCTTGCCTCCCCCTGCACCAACGCATCCAGGCGCTGACCCGACTCGCGGACGTCGCGGCCGAGCAGGGCGACCCGAGCATCGCCTCGACCGTCCTCAACCGCGCTGCCCTGATCGCCTCCGACATCGGCGACGACACCGCCGCCGGCGCGATGTGCCACCAGCACGCCGCCGCCTACCTGCACGCCACCCCGCTGCCTGCCGACGCTGCGATCCGCGCCCTCGAACCCCTCGTCAACCTCGCTCGCCTCCAACTCCGCGCCGGCCGGGCAGATCAAGGCCGCCAGTACCTCCTGACGCTGTTCGACGCCGTCGCCAGGGCCGCCCCCACCGACATCGAGGGCATCGCCGTCCCCGCAGACCTCGTCGCAGACACGGCCGACCGCCACACCGTCCGCGCCTGGCTGTGGTCCGTCCTGCTCGCGGACGGCACCCGCGCCTTGACCACCGTCGGCCGTTGGACGGAGGCACTCGCCCACGTCCAGACGCACCACGGCATCGGCCGGCGCATGCTCGACGGCCGCCAGACCGCCGTCCTCGCCGCCGCCACCACCGGCGACCGCCCCGCCGTCCTCGCCCTCCTCCACGACACCGAACCCGGCGACCCGTGGGAGGACGCCGTCACCGCCGCCCTCACCGCCCTGTGCCGCCCCGGCGACCGGCGCGCCGCCGCGCGCGCCGCCGGCCTGTGGACCGTCCTCGAACCGGGCGACGGCCTCGCCGTGTTCACCACCCGCCTCGCGCTCACCGTCCTCGACGCCACCGAACCCGACACACCCGCCGCCCGGAACCTCGCCCGGACCGCCATCATCCGAACGGATGAATCCGGCGACGGCTACGCCCTGCGCGACCTCCTCGCCCACCCCGCCGCCCGCGCCGTCCTGGCCGCCGAGCGAGCCGAAGCCCGCGAACGGGCCCTCGCCGCCTGCGCGCTGGGCAGCGGCACCCTCCCCGCGGACTCCCGGGAGCGGCTGGACGCCGCGGTCGGCGGCGCCGTCCGGGTACTCGAAAACGCACTCGCCGCCCCGGGCGAGCGGCGCCCGCCCGCTCCTCGGGCACCGGATCCGGGCATCCGGCAGGCCCTGAAGCGCTGAGACCTGCCACCGCGCACGGCAGAGCCGGAGCCGCCGTGGACCTGACGGACTGTCCGGTCGGGGCTCGGGCCGGGCGGGGGCGTGGCGGGAGGATCGTTCTCGGCCCCCGGGAGCAGGGAGTGGGCCGGAGACGACCAGCCAGGGAGCGCAGCACGCCATGACGAACATCGCGGTCATCTACTACTCGTCCACCGGTTCGACGTTCCGGCTGGCGGCCGCGGCCGCCGAGGCGGCGGAGAAGGCGGGCGCGGAGGTCCGGCTGCGCCGGATCGCGGAGATAGCGCCGGACGCGGCCGCCTCCCGGCGGGAGGGTGCCGAGGGGTTCGCGGCGGAGACCGCGGACGTGCCGGTGGCCGAGCTGGCGGACCTGGAGTGGGCGGACGGCATCCTGTTCGGGACGCCGGTGCACTTCGGGCTGGCCGCGCCGCAGTTGATGCACTTCATCAACGGGACGTCGAAGCTCTCGATCGAGGGCAAGCTGCTGAACAAGGCGGTCTCGGCGTTCGCGGCCGGTTCGGCGG is part of the Kitasatospora setae KM-6054 genome and harbors:
- a CDS encoding thiopeptide-type bacteriocin biosynthesis protein codes for the protein MHQLPWRQANIMFHDWEQAETTALAHLVPLLRAAEAEGTVAAWFVIRKRPCWRLRYRPVSDGRDPVAQGLDRMTAARYITGWTQSVYEPEVHAFGGPEAMDSAHRLFHRDSRGLTDYLAGQVGTHRRETSLLLCNLMLRSAGLDWYEQGDVWARVAAHRAQPAGTAAGGHEQLQAAVRRLLSVDPHHALRPDGPLAGAAEWARAYADAGEETADLHAAGKLHRGLRDVLAHHVIFAWNRIGLPYAVQAALTFAAKTVVFGPDPVTTSERSAASHVETP
- a CDS encoding flavodoxin family protein, which produces MTNIAVIYYSSTGSTFRLAAAAAEAAEKAGAEVRLRRIAEIAPDAAASRREGAEGFAAETADVPVAELADLEWADGILFGTPVHFGLAAPQLMHFINGTSKLSIEGKLLNKAVSAFAAGSAAHGGQVSAILALHNALTHWGAPIVATGSTEPVLFKPNNGNPYGASAVVGANPGVVADENLEAAAFQARRTLEVASVLKTLDGR